The following coding sequences lie in one Gouania willdenowi chromosome 5, fGouWil2.1, whole genome shotgun sequence genomic window:
- the mfap2 gene encoding microfibrillar-associated protein 2: MGGDFSCRVVQSVASALTGLLRAAVGQNKLHQSQGVILPPRSTMRVLLLLCMPAVLLAQAQYQEPYPLLEDYGPDYLTESSRSENGPGSYQQQTRLDTLVRPEKSESDLETEPTEPTTFDCREEQYPCTRLYSVHKPCKQCLNSICFYSLRRVYVINKEICVRTVCAHEELLRADLCRDQFSRCGVAAVSGQCASLGGSCGKSCGGC, encoded by the exons ATGGGAGGAGACTTCAGCTGCAGGGTGGTACAGTCAGTGGCTTCTGCACTCACAGGACTTCTGAGAGCTGCTGTGGGACAGAACAAACTGCATCAAAGTCAG GGAGTCATTCTACCTCCTCGATCAACCATGAGAGTCCTGCTGCTCCTCTGCATGCCAG CCGTGCTGCTCGCCCAGGCTCAGTACCAGGAACCGTACCCCCTTCTGG AAGACTATGGGCCGGattacctcacag AGAGTTCAAGATCTGAAAACGGTCCAGGAAGTTACCAGCAGCAGACCCGCCTCGACACTCTGGTCCGTCCAGAAAAATCAG AGTCTGATTTGGAGACTGAGCCAACAGAACCTACTACTTTTG ATTGCAGAGAGGAACAGTATCCATGCACTCGACTCTACTCAGTGCACAAGCCATGCAAACAGTGCCTCAACAGCATCTGCTTCTACAG TCTGAGGAGAGTGTACGTCATCAACAAAGAGATTTGTGTGAGGACCGTGTGTGCACATGAGGAGCTGCTCAGAG CGGATCTGTGCCGTGACCAGTTCTCCCGCTGTGGTGTGGCAGCTGTGAGTGGCCAGTGTGCATCACTGGGAGGAAGCTGTGGGAAGAGCTGCGGTGGCTGCTGA
- the sdhb gene encoding succinate dehydrogenase [ubiquinone] iron-sulfur subunit, mitochondrial, producing the protein MSVSALSSLSRCGLVALRSPAGLVAARCAQTAAAPAAQPRIKKFQIYRWDPDTPGDKPRMQTFEVDLNACGPMVLDALIKIKNEMDPTLTFRRSCREGICGSCAMNINGGNTLACLNRIDTNTSKSTKIYPLPHMYVVKDLVPDMSNFYAQYKSIEPYLKKKDESQEGKEQYLQTVEDRQKLDGLYECILCACCSTSCPSYWWNGDKYLGPAVLMQAYRWMIDSRDEFTEERLSKLQDPFSLYRCHTIMNCTKSCPKGLNPGKAIAEIKKMMATYKEKKAAAV; encoded by the exons ATGTCGGTGTCAGCGCTGTCGTCCTTGAGCCGCTGCGGGCTTGTGGCGCTCCGTTCCCCGGCAGGACTGGTG GCGGCGCGCTGTGCTCAGACAGCAGCAGCTCCTGCAGCTCAACCTAGGATAAAGAAGTTTCAGATTTACAGATGGGACCCCGACACTCCAGGAGACAAACCTCGAATGCAGACGTTTGAGGTTGACCTCAATGC CTGTGGCCCCATGGTTCTTGATGCTCTTATTAAGATCAAAAATGAGATGGACCCTACGCTGACATTTCGTCGCTCCTGCAGAGAAG GTATTTGTGGTTCCTGTGCGATGAACATCAACGGTGGGAACACACTCGCCTGTCTCAACAGGATCGACACCAACACTAGCAAGTCAACAAAGATTTACCCTCTGCCACACATGTATGTGGTCAAAGACCTGGTTCCT GACATGAGTAACTTCTACGCTCAGTACAAGTCCATCGAGCCGTACCTGAAGAAAAAGGACGAGTCCCAGGAAGGAAAGGAGCAGTATCTGCAGACAGTGGAGGACAGACAGAAGCTG GACGGCCTGTATGAGTGCATCCTGTGTGCCTGCTGCAGTACCAGCTGCCCGAGTTATTGGTGGAACGGGGACAAATACCTTGGACCTGCTGTGCTCATGCAG GCTTATCGTTGGATGATTGACTCTAGGGATGAGTTCACGGAGGAGCGTCTGTCCAAGCTGCAGGATCCTTTCTCCCTCTACCGCTGCCACACCATCATGAACTGCACAAAGAGTTGTCCAAAG GGTCTGAACCCAGGCAAAGCCATTGCTGAGATCAAGAAGATGATGGCTACGTACAAGGAGAAGAAGGCAGCTGCTGTCTGA
- the mrpl20 gene encoding large ribosomal subunit protein bL20m, which translates to MVFLTLPCWIRNRGTDRFWKVQEIVKHARHFRGRKNRCYRLAMRAVRRAFVYATKGRKLKKRNMRTLWISRIAAATREHGMKYPVLMHNLATSSVQLNRRVICDLAITEPRSFLSLAKLARARQQEGFRAALGDGKEPPGVFSRVVMLQ; encoded by the exons ATGGTGTTCCTCACTCTGCCGTGTTGGATCAGAAACCGAGGAACTGACCGGTTCTGGAAAGTCCAAGAAATCGTCAAACATGCACGG CATTTCAGAGGTAGGAAGAACCGCTGTTACCGCTTGGCCATGCGGGCTGTACGAAGGGCTTTTGTCTACGCCACGAAAGGTCGTAAACTCAAGAAACGCAACATGAGGACG CTTTGGATCTCGCGTATTGCAGCGGCCACACGAGAGCACGGGATGAAGTATCCTGTCCTCATGCACAACCTGGCAACG AGCAGTGTTCAGCTAAACCGCCGTGTGATCTGTGATCTGGCCATCACAGAACCTCGATCGTTCCTCTCACTTGCAAAGCTCGCCAGGGCTCGACAGCAGGAAGGCTTTCGCGCCGCACTGGGTGACGGCAAAGAGCCTCCAGGTGTCTTCTCCCGTGTTGTGATGCTGCAGTAA